The Pseudomonas sp. DG56-2 genome contains a region encoding:
- a CDS encoding PAS domain-containing protein: protein MINATLLQRMVDASVDGVVIAEQEGDDDTILIYVNPAFERMTGYQANDILYQDCRFLQADDRDQDARARIREAINSGRPSREILRNYRKDGSMFWNELSITPVLNEADQLKYFIGIQKDVTRQVESEHRLVELERELAEAKAYIFRLESDER, encoded by the coding sequence ATGATTAACGCAACATTGCTGCAACGTATGGTCGATGCCTCGGTCGACGGCGTCGTGATTGCCGAGCAAGAAGGTGATGATGACACCATCCTGATTTATGTGAACCCGGCGTTCGAGCGAATGACCGGTTACCAAGCCAACGATATTCTTTATCAAGACTGTCGATTCCTGCAGGCCGATGATCGAGACCAGGACGCCCGCGCGCGAATCCGGGAGGCGATCAACAGCGGCCGACCAAGCCGGGAAATCCTGCGTAACTACCGCAAGGATGGCAGCATGTTCTGGAATGAACTGTCGATCACCCCGGTGCTCAATGAGGCCGATCAGCTCAAGTATTTCATCGGTATTCAGAAGGATGTCACCCGCCAGGTCGAGAGCGAACATCGGCTGGTGGAACTGGAACGCGAGCTCGCCGAAGCCAAGGCATATATTTTCAGGCTGGAAAGCGACGAACGGTAA
- a CDS encoding methyl-accepting chemotaxis protein, with translation MNQMSATAQEVARSAAAAVNSAHSVNQETVSGRGLVEVQQGNIARLAGEIDQSVAVINQLAGDSQAISRVLEVIKSIAEQTNLLALNAAIEAARAGEQGRGFAVVADEVRTLAKRTQHSTEEIDQMISRLQGGVGAAVKAMDASHQVAAGTVGQSQQVQQALENILGAVGTIVDQNQQIAAAVEQQTAVAQDIDQNIVQINRAAEHTTQGAHQTEDASRQLSAQVMELKRLIGAFRV, from the coding sequence ATGAATCAGATGTCGGCCACTGCCCAGGAAGTGGCGCGCAGTGCCGCGGCGGCGGTCAACAGTGCTCATAGCGTCAATCAGGAAACCGTGAGTGGCCGCGGTCTGGTAGAGGTTCAGCAAGGCAATATTGCGCGACTGGCCGGAGAAATCGATCAGTCAGTGGCGGTCATCAATCAACTAGCAGGTGACAGTCAGGCCATCAGTCGCGTACTTGAAGTCATCAAGAGCATTGCCGAGCAAACCAACCTGCTGGCACTCAATGCTGCCATCGAGGCCGCGCGTGCCGGAGAACAGGGGCGTGGCTTTGCCGTGGTGGCCGATGAAGTACGTACCCTGGCCAAGCGTACCCAACACTCGACCGAAGAAATCGACCAGATGATCTCGCGCCTGCAAGGCGGTGTCGGTGCTGCGGTCAAGGCCATGGATGCCAGCCACCAAGTGGCTGCCGGTACGGTCGGGCAGTCGCAGCAGGTGCAGCAGGCCCTGGAAAACATACTGGGCGCGGTTGGTACCATCGTCGATCAGAACCAGCAGATTGCGGCGGCGGTCGAGCAGCAGACAGCGGTTGCCCAGGACATCGACCAGAATATCGTGCAGATCAATCGGGCAGCCGAACACACCACCCAAGGCGCTCACCAGACTGAAGATGCCAGCCGCCAGCTGTCAGCCCAGGTGATGGAGCTCAAGCGCCTGATCGGAGCATTCAGAGTCTGA
- a CDS encoding LrgB family protein translates to MTLEPMPLFWLMLTLSAYLGSRWLYRRTGRYLLSPLILVPALLLAVAVPLNTAYAEYSRDTHWLMAVLGPVTVAFAVPIWQQRALLARHWPALTLGMLVGSAASISSSWGLAHLLSLDNSVSLSLLPRSITTPFAMPMARDLGGVPELTAVFVMFTGVLGAMFGGVLLKFLPLRTPLARGALFGVGAHGAGVSRAHEVGGEEGSVAGLVMVLTGLLNLFAAPLLLLVV, encoded by the coding sequence ATGACGCTTGAACCCATGCCCCTGTTCTGGCTGATGCTGACGCTATCGGCTTACCTGGGAAGCCGCTGGTTGTACCGGCGCACAGGTCGTTACCTGTTGTCGCCACTGATTCTGGTGCCAGCGTTGCTGCTGGCGGTTGCGGTACCGTTGAACACGGCTTACGCCGAATACTCACGGGACACCCATTGGCTGATGGCGGTCCTGGGGCCGGTGACGGTGGCGTTCGCGGTTCCGATCTGGCAACAGCGGGCCCTGCTGGCTCGTCACTGGCCGGCATTGACCCTGGGAATGCTGGTGGGCAGCGCCGCATCTATCTCCAGTTCCTGGGGCTTGGCGCACCTGCTGTCGCTGGATAACTCGGTGAGCCTGTCGTTGTTGCCGCGCTCGATTACCACGCCCTTTGCCATGCCGATGGCCCGGGATTTGGGTGGGGTGCCGGAGCTGACAGCGGTTTTCGTGATGTTCACCGGCGTGCTGGGCGCGATGTTTGGTGGGGTGTTGCTGAAGTTCCTGCCGTTGCGCACGCCCTTGGCACGAGGCGCGTTGTTTGGTGTTGGCGCGCATGGCGCAGGGGTCAGTCGGGCCCATGAGGTCGGGGGCGAAGAAGGCTCTGTAGCGGGCCTGGTGATGGTACTGACCGGGCTTCTCAACCTGTTTGCCGCACCGTTGCTGCTATTGGTGGTGTGA
- a CDS encoding CidA/LrgA family protein, producing the protein MKPASFKRFLRLLAELAVFLSLYAIGGQLAAWLGWPIPGGVMGLALLLIAFALGWLKPAALQLGAGLLMAEMLLFFIPALMSLLDYGSLLRDEGWRILLVIAVSTLMVMVMTAVTVEWVCRWRMRHDA; encoded by the coding sequence ATGAAACCCGCATCATTCAAACGCTTCCTGCGTCTACTTGCCGAACTGGCAGTATTTCTTTCTCTTTATGCAATTGGCGGCCAGTTGGCAGCTTGGCTCGGCTGGCCAATTCCCGGCGGAGTCATGGGGCTGGCGCTGCTGCTGATCGCATTTGCCCTGGGTTGGCTCAAGCCTGCAGCCTTGCAGCTAGGCGCCGGTTTGTTGATGGCCGAAATGCTGCTGTTCTTCATTCCAGCGCTGATGAGCCTGCTCGACTACGGTAGCTTGCTGCGCGATGAGGGCTGGCGAATTCTTCTGGTGATCGCGGTCAGTACCTTGATGGTCATGGTTATGACCGCCGTCACCGTGGAGTGGGTGTGCCGCTGGAGGATGCGTCATGACGCTTGA
- a CDS encoding LysR family transcriptional regulator, with protein sequence MEFKQLRSFIEVIHHGGFTQASHTLNISQSAVSKQVAQLEHDLGTPLLERQGSQLHLTSAGRIVLERGEAMLRMRQELLNELDDLSQLGRGELRLGLPQLGSDALFARLFAEYRRRHPNITIHLLEGGSRSVEQAVLSGELELGGSLTPNDPAFAFQPFCNEPLDALLPTDHPLAGAGRVSLAQLAETPFLLYQRSFVLNDRLLGACQQLGFTPREGGRSGQADFLAALVAAGQGVVLLPSVVARGLERPGVVRLTLSEPTELRWDIAFIWRKGAYLSRAAQAWLQLLREQPHAD encoded by the coding sequence ATGGAATTCAAACAGCTACGCAGTTTCATCGAAGTGATCCACCACGGTGGTTTCACTCAAGCCTCGCACACCCTGAACATCAGCCAGTCGGCCGTCAGCAAGCAAGTGGCCCAGCTCGAGCACGACCTGGGCACACCATTGCTGGAACGCCAAGGTTCACAATTACACCTGACGTCTGCCGGCAGGATTGTGCTGGAACGAGGCGAAGCGATGCTGCGCATGCGCCAGGAACTGCTCAATGAGCTCGATGACTTGAGCCAACTGGGCCGCGGCGAACTGCGTCTTGGACTGCCGCAGCTTGGTAGCGACGCGCTGTTTGCCAGGCTGTTCGCCGAGTACCGTCGGCGCCATCCCAACATCACCATTCATTTGCTTGAAGGCGGTAGCCGCAGTGTCGAGCAGGCCGTGCTAAGCGGTGAGCTGGAGCTCGGTGGCAGCCTGACACCGAATGATCCGGCGTTCGCGTTTCAGCCGTTCTGCAATGAGCCGCTCGATGCACTGCTGCCCACCGATCACCCCTTGGCTGGGGCCGGACGAGTCAGTCTGGCGCAATTGGCTGAGACACCATTTTTGCTCTATCAGCGCAGCTTCGTGCTCAATGACCGGCTGCTTGGCGCGTGCCAGCAACTGGGCTTTACCCCGAGGGAGGGTGGACGAAGCGGCCAAGCCGACTTCCTCGCTGCGCTAGTCGCCGCAGGCCAGGGCGTCGTGTTGCTGCCGAGCGTAGTAGCCCGAGGCCTGGAACGCCCAGGCGTGGTTCGCCTGACGTTGAGCGAACCAACCGAACTGCGCTGGGACATCGCCTTCATCTGGCGAAAAGGCGCTTATCTGTCACGCGCAGCGCAGGCCTGGCTGCAATTGCTGCGTGAGCAACCTCACGCGGACTGA
- a CDS encoding DUF1244 domain-containing protein encodes MNDQQKLELEAAAFRRLVAHLDSRKDVQNIDLMNLSGFCRNCLSKWYKAAADERQIELSLDDAREVVYGMPYAEWKAQYQKEASSEQQAAFAKGKPHD; translated from the coding sequence ATGAACGACCAACAAAAACTTGAGCTAGAAGCCGCCGCCTTCCGCCGGCTGGTTGCTCATCTGGACAGCCGCAAGGATGTACAGAACATCGACCTGATGAACCTTTCCGGTTTCTGTCGTAACTGTCTGTCCAAGTGGTACAAGGCCGCCGCCGACGAGCGCCAGATCGAACTGAGCCTGGATGACGCCCGCGAAGTGGTCTACGGCATGCCCTATGCCGAGTGGAAAGCCCAATACCAGAAAGAAGCCAGCTCCGAACAGCAAGCTGCCTTTGCCAAAGGAAAACCCCATGACTGA
- the ampE gene encoding regulatory signaling modulator protein AmpE, whose translation MSFLVLLLVLWVEKFSALRQRLQRDGFFRAELARLERSGKSHPWWLLLILVLLPVLLVALLVHVLQPVAYGLLALPVHLLVLIYSLGRGDVKASLGPFRDAWRRGDEQAAVHVAERDLNVTGDDASSLLERVQGHLLWQAYQSFFAVIFWYALLGPAAALAYRLLALSAEHANTAALRERAQQLRHAFDWAPVRVLGVSFALVGNFVAVSRVMLHELLNWHISAEKLIASVGKVAGDMPADVPAGPVGLVGLDSLWELLLRSAVLWYACFALWTVLG comes from the coding sequence ATGAGTTTTCTGGTGTTGTTACTGGTGCTGTGGGTCGAGAAATTTTCGGCATTGCGCCAGCGACTGCAACGCGACGGTTTCTTTCGTGCCGAACTTGCCCGCCTGGAGCGCAGCGGCAAAAGCCATCCATGGTGGCTGCTGCTGATACTGGTGCTGTTGCCGGTGCTGCTGGTGGCTTTGCTGGTTCATGTGCTGCAACCGGTCGCCTACGGCTTGCTGGCACTGCCAGTGCATTTGCTGGTGCTGATCTACAGCCTGGGCCGCGGTGACGTCAAAGCATCACTGGGCCCGTTTCGCGACGCCTGGCGGCGCGGCGATGAGCAAGCTGCGGTGCACGTGGCCGAACGTGACCTGAATGTGACCGGCGACGACGCGTCATCTCTGCTCGAGCGGGTTCAGGGGCACTTGTTGTGGCAAGCGTACCAAAGCTTCTTTGCGGTGATTTTCTGGTATGCCCTGTTGGGCCCGGCGGCGGCGCTGGCCTATCGTTTGCTGGCGTTGAGCGCCGAGCATGCCAATACGGCAGCGCTGCGTGAACGTGCCCAGCAATTGCGTCATGCCTTCGACTGGGCGCCGGTACGAGTGCTGGGTGTGAGCTTTGCCCTGGTCGGCAATTTTGTTGCAGTAAGCCGAGTGATGCTGCACGAGTTGCTCAATTGGCACATCAGTGCGGAAAAATTGATCGCATCGGTCGGTAAAGTCGCCGGGGACATGCCAGCAGATGTGCCAGCAGGACCTGTTGGTCTGGTCGGGCTGGATTCGCTATGGGAGCTGCTGCTTCGCTCTGCAGTGCTCTGGTATGCGTGTTTCGCCCTGTGGACCGTCCTTGGCTGA
- the folM gene encoding dihydromonapterin reductase: MNSPILVTGASQRVGLALALNLAQAGHTVVSASRSKNPEATHPNIIQFQADLCREDDRQALIEHLKSNYDGLRAIIHNASLWLDDDLVNLNTMFKLHVEAPYHLNLALGEQLLKMAKADIIHICDETSSRGSKSHIGYAATKAALQNMVLSFAEKYAPVVRVNAILPGLLILKENSDDAYRQQTLKKALLEFEPGAQPLIEAVQFLLESQYSTGSNVVINGGRHLKNRIAVD, encoded by the coding sequence ATGAACAGCCCAATTCTTGTCACCGGAGCCAGCCAACGAGTCGGACTGGCGTTGGCCCTGAACCTGGCGCAGGCCGGCCATACCGTGGTCAGCGCCAGCCGTAGCAAAAACCCCGAGGCTACGCACCCGAACATCATCCAGTTCCAGGCCGATTTGTGCCGGGAAGACGACCGCCAGGCCCTGATCGAGCATCTCAAGAGCAACTATGACGGCCTCAGAGCAATTATTCACAACGCCTCGTTGTGGCTCGACGACGATCTGGTCAATCTCAACACCATGTTCAAACTGCACGTCGAAGCGCCGTACCACCTGAACCTGGCGCTGGGCGAGCAGCTGTTGAAAATGGCCAAGGCCGATATCATCCATATCTGCGACGAAACCTCCTCGCGCGGCAGCAAGAGCCACATTGGCTATGCCGCTACCAAGGCTGCGCTGCAGAACATGGTGTTGTCCTTTGCCGAGAAATACGCACCGGTGGTCAGGGTCAATGCGATTCTGCCCGGGCTGCTGATTCTCAAGGAAAACAGCGACGACGCGTACCGTCAACAAACCCTGAAGAAGGCCTTGCTGGAATTTGAGCCGGGCGCGCAGCCGCTGATCGAGGCGGTGCAATTCCTCCTCGAAAGCCAATACAGCACCGGCAGCAATGTGGTCATCAACGGTGGCCGCCATCTGAAAAACCGCATCGCGGTAGACTGA
- a CDS encoding MerR family transcriptional regulator — MLESAQPSSNAGDLDHEELFPIREVSRLTGINPVTLRAWERRYGLIQPTRTESGHRLYSQADIDEVRNILGWIERGVAVSKVGKILARSQSLKLQGEVRPNPISKDDFKQWQLQLRQAVRAFDELRLEQVYGQVFSTYPQVVAFQDIFLPVWQELRSTQEAFGHLSEWLFLDGFLRGRVLQRLQLSAGQQEIRVVLAAIPGHCRELELLVTALMLGTSEIGVTVLGLGQPVEELTLVCERMSPHALVLFSNHPPAHDLPKRLARLALGLECPLLLAGEAAEMAQDSLIGSQVACLGNEGRLMLRRLQQSLAGHLDS, encoded by the coding sequence ATGCTTGAGTCTGCCCAGCCTTCATCGAACGCCGGTGACCTCGATCATGAGGAGCTGTTTCCCATTCGTGAAGTCTCGCGCCTGACGGGTATCAACCCGGTTACGCTACGCGCGTGGGAGCGTCGATATGGGCTTATCCAGCCGACACGCACCGAAAGTGGGCACCGCCTCTATTCCCAGGCCGATATCGATGAGGTGCGTAATATCCTCGGTTGGATCGAGCGTGGCGTTGCCGTGAGTAAAGTAGGCAAGATCCTGGCGCGCAGCCAGAGCCTCAAGCTGCAAGGCGAAGTTCGACCCAACCCGATTTCCAAAGACGATTTCAAGCAGTGGCAACTGCAACTGCGCCAAGCTGTAAGAGCGTTCGATGAGCTGCGCCTGGAGCAGGTGTACGGTCAGGTGTTCAGTACTTATCCACAGGTGGTGGCATTCCAGGACATCTTTTTGCCAGTCTGGCAGGAGTTGCGCAGCACCCAGGAAGCGTTCGGTCACCTCAGCGAATGGCTGTTTCTCGATGGTTTCCTGCGCGGCCGCGTGCTCCAGCGCCTGCAGTTGAGCGCTGGGCAGCAGGAGATCAGGGTGGTGCTTGCGGCGATACCTGGCCACTGCCGCGAGCTGGAACTGCTGGTAACCGCGCTGATGCTGGGTACCAGTGAAATTGGGGTGACAGTACTCGGTCTGGGCCAGCCTGTGGAAGAACTCACCCTGGTCTGCGAACGCATGAGTCCACACGCCCTGGTGCTGTTCTCCAATCATCCTCCGGCGCATGACTTGCCCAAGCGTTTGGCTCGGCTTGCTCTGGGCTTGGAGTGTCCGTTATTGCTGGCGGGAGAGGCTGCGGAAATGGCCCAGGACAGCCTTATCGGGTCGCAAGTGGCGTGCCTTGGCAATGAAGGCCGCTTGATGCTGCGTCGTTTGCAGCAATCGCTGGCAGGTCACTTGGATAGTTGA
- the fabV gene encoding enoyl-ACP reductase FabV: MAIIHPKVRGFICTTTHPTGCELNVRDQIEATRKQGVRKDGPKKVLVIGASSGYGLAARITAAFGFGADTLGVFFEKPGTETKPGTAGWYNAAAFDKFAKAEGLYSKSINGDAFSDEARAKVIELIKNEMGGQVDLVVYSLASPVRKLPQTGELVRSALKPIGQPYKSTAIDTNKDTIIEASIEPATEQEIADTVTVMGGQDWQLWIDALNAAGVLAPQARTVAFSYIGTEITWPIYWHGALGKAKMDLDETAKRLSSKVGGGANVAVLKSVVTQASSAIPVMPLYLSMVFKIMKEKGVHEGTQDQLDRLFRDRLYREDGAPAALDEEGRLRLDDWELRDDVQDACKALWPTVTTENLFDVTDYKDYKREFLKLFGFERADVDYDADVATDVKFDCIEL; this comes from the coding sequence TTGGCCATCATCCACCCTAAAGTTCGCGGTTTTATCTGCACCACTACGCATCCAACCGGTTGCGAGCTGAACGTACGTGATCAGATCGAAGCCACCCGCAAGCAGGGCGTGCGCAAGGATGGTCCGAAGAAGGTCCTGGTGATCGGTGCATCCAGCGGCTACGGCCTGGCAGCACGCATCACCGCCGCGTTCGGCTTTGGTGCAGACACCCTGGGCGTATTCTTCGAAAAGCCGGGTACTGAGACCAAGCCAGGCACTGCCGGCTGGTACAACGCCGCCGCATTCGACAAGTTCGCCAAGGCCGAAGGCCTGTACAGCAAGTCGATTAATGGCGATGCCTTCTCCGACGAAGCGCGGGCCAAGGTCATTGAACTGATCAAGAACGAAATGGGCGGCCAGGTCGACCTGGTGGTCTACTCGCTGGCTTCGCCTGTGCGCAAACTGCCACAGACCGGTGAACTGGTACGTTCGGCCCTCAAGCCGATTGGCCAGCCGTACAAGTCGACTGCCATCGACACCAACAAAGACACCATCATCGAGGCCTCCATCGAGCCTGCTACCGAGCAGGAAATCGCTGATACCGTTACCGTCATGGGTGGCCAGGACTGGCAACTGTGGATCGATGCCCTGAATGCTGCCGGCGTTCTGGCCCCGCAAGCTCGTACTGTTGCCTTCAGCTACATCGGTACCGAGATTACCTGGCCGATCTACTGGCACGGCGCCTTGGGCAAGGCCAAGATGGACCTGGACGAAACGGCCAAGCGTCTGAGCAGCAAAGTCGGTGGTGGCGCCAATGTGGCGGTGCTCAAGTCCGTGGTTACCCAGGCAAGCTCGGCTATTCCGGTGATGCCGCTGTACCTGTCGATGGTCTTCAAGATCATGAAGGAAAAGGGTGTTCACGAAGGTACTCAGGATCAGTTGGACCGTCTGTTCCGTGACCGTCTGTACCGTGAAGATGGTGCACCGGCAGCACTGGACGAAGAAGGCCGCCTACGTCTGGACGATTGGGAGCTGCGTGATGACGTCCAGGATGCCTGCAAAGCCCTGTGGCCAACTGTGACCACCGAGAATCTGTTCGACGTTACCGACTATAAGGACTACAAGCGCGAGTTCCTCAAGTTGTTCGGTTTCGAGCGTGCGGACGTTGATTACGACGCCGATGTAGCCACCGACGTTAAATTCGACTGCATCGAGCTGTAA
- the ampD gene encoding 1,6-anhydro-N-acetylmuramyl-L-alanine amidase AmpD: MQLDRTTGWFAGITHCPSPNFNARADGEVISLLVIHNISLPPAQFATGKVQEFFQNRLDPDEHPYFEGIKHLRVSAHFLIERDGKVTQFVSCLDRAWHAGVSCFAGRESCNDFSIGIELEGTDELPFTDAQYQALEQLTRQIQVAWPAIDEQRIQGHSDIAPGRKTDPGPAFDWSRYRAALQNKEGRS, translated from the coding sequence ATGCAACTGGACCGCACTACAGGTTGGTTCGCCGGCATCACTCATTGCCCTTCGCCGAACTTCAATGCCCGCGCCGACGGCGAAGTCATCTCTCTGCTTGTGATTCACAATATCAGTCTGCCGCCCGCGCAGTTTGCTACCGGCAAGGTCCAGGAGTTCTTTCAAAATCGCCTGGACCCGGACGAACACCCCTATTTCGAAGGGATCAAGCATCTGCGCGTGTCAGCGCACTTTCTGATTGAGCGAGACGGCAAGGTGACCCAGTTCGTTTCCTGTCTGGATCGCGCCTGGCATGCTGGGGTGTCCTGTTTTGCCGGACGTGAATCCTGCAACGACTTTTCCATCGGCATCGAGCTTGAAGGCACGGATGAGCTGCCTTTCACCGATGCCCAGTATCAGGCTCTGGAGCAACTGACCCGTCAGATCCAGGTTGCCTGGCCGGCCATTGACGAGCAGAGAATCCAGGGCCACAGCGATATTGCCCCGGGGCGCAAGACCGACCCGGGCCCAGCTTTCGACTGGTCGCGATACCGTGCGGCCTTGCAGAACAAAGAGGGCAGATCATGA
- a CDS encoding HopJ type III effector protein translates to MTDLNTLRKSLNSGEHAFADTLAFVAAHYEYQPQAFSNGGVESTAGQNEGSCKTLGLALLEGLSNEETLLAFGEHYRSVLATPEGSDHGNIRALMQHGLAGVTFAAPPLKAR, encoded by the coding sequence ATGACTGATCTGAACACCCTGCGCAAAAGCCTGAACAGTGGCGAACATGCCTTCGCGGACACCTTGGCTTTTGTCGCTGCCCACTACGAGTATCAGCCACAAGCATTCAGCAATGGCGGTGTGGAAAGTACTGCCGGACAGAACGAAGGCTCATGCAAAACCTTGGGCCTGGCCCTGCTCGAAGGTCTGAGCAACGAAGAAACGCTGCTGGCATTCGGCGAACACTACCGCTCGGTCCTGGCTACCCCTGAAGGCAGCGACCACGGCAACATCCGCGCCCTGATGCAGCACGGCCTGGCCGGCGTCACGTTTGCGGCACCGCCGCTCAAGGCTCGCTAA
- a CDS encoding alpha/beta fold hydrolase encodes MSSLEAFSPLLAASSAAQAFRETASDGYSIGGFSWHHPLVDSARPVVIINAATSVRCSYYARFAQYLFNHGFDVMTYDYRGIGESRPASMHNFKATWTDWGVLDFEAVLQRAHREFPGQPIDVVGHSFGGCAAGLAASSTQLRRLVTVGAQFAYWRDYAADSRWQLFGKWHVVMPLLTQLFGYFPGKRLGWLEDTPAGVVKDWSTLSAAYERRPSGKALIERPFTRFRAQTLAISLTDDPFGTVAAIERLLSYCASSSPSHLRIAPADIGEAQIGHFAFFHNRFETRLWPIALQWLQHGQLADGAPGRLLALSEP; translated from the coding sequence ATGAGCAGCCTCGAAGCATTTTCACCTCTATTGGCCGCCAGCAGCGCTGCACAAGCGTTTCGCGAAACGGCAAGCGATGGTTATTCCATTGGCGGTTTCAGCTGGCACCATCCCTTGGTCGACAGCGCACGCCCGGTGGTGATCATTAACGCTGCCACCTCGGTGCGTTGCAGTTACTACGCCCGTTTTGCCCAATACCTGTTCAACCACGGCTTCGATGTCATGACCTATGACTATCGCGGCATTGGAGAGTCGCGCCCGGCATCGATGCACAACTTCAAGGCGACCTGGACCGACTGGGGCGTACTGGACTTCGAAGCGGTATTGCAGCGTGCTCATCGAGAGTTTCCCGGCCAGCCGATCGATGTTGTCGGCCATAGCTTCGGTGGCTGTGCGGCAGGATTGGCGGCATCGTCCACCCAGTTGCGCAGGTTGGTAACGGTGGGCGCGCAGTTTGCTTATTGGCGTGACTATGCCGCCGACAGCCGCTGGCAGCTGTTTGGCAAGTGGCATGTAGTAATGCCGCTGCTGACGCAGCTCTTCGGATATTTTCCCGGCAAGCGCCTGGGTTGGTTGGAAGACACCCCGGCCGGCGTGGTCAAAGACTGGAGCACGTTGAGCGCAGCCTACGAGCGGCGTCCCAGCGGCAAGGCGTTGATCGAACGGCCGTTTACCCGGTTCAGGGCGCAAACCTTGGCGATCAGTCTGACCGATGATCCTTTCGGCACGGTTGCGGCAATCGAGCGCTTGCTCAGTTACTGTGCCTCCAGTTCACCCAGCCATTTGCGCATTGCACCGGCCGATATCGGCGAGGCGCAGATTGGCCATTTCGCTTTTTTCCACAATCGTTTCGAGACCCGGCTCTGGCCAATTGCCCTGCAGTGGCTGCAACACGGGCAATTGGCCGATGGCGCGCCGGGACGCCTGCTCGCCCTTAGCGAGCCTTGA
- a CDS encoding antibiotic biosynthesis monooxygenase → MSTPPVTLMVTRRVAEGRYQDLMSWLHEGEQLATDFTGYLGSGVLAPPPQGDEFQIIFRFTNEHTMHAWEHSASRNAWLTRGDGLFEQPHELRASGLDGWFGTNPVQRPPRWKQAVAIWLAFFPVSLLFNLLFGQWLGALDLVPRILLSTLGLTPLMVYVFIPLSTRLLANWLNAPARSCRPQGARNAV, encoded by the coding sequence ATGTCTACCCCTCCCGTTACGTTGATGGTAACGCGCCGCGTCGCCGAAGGCCGCTATCAGGATCTGATGAGCTGGCTTCACGAAGGCGAACAATTGGCCACCGACTTTACCGGCTACCTGGGCTCGGGCGTACTGGCGCCACCGCCACAGGGCGACGAGTTTCAAATCATCTTCCGCTTTACCAACGAGCACACCATGCATGCCTGGGAGCACTCGGCTTCGCGTAACGCCTGGTTGACCCGTGGCGACGGTTTGTTCGAGCAGCCGCACGAGCTGCGGGCCAGTGGCCTGGACGGCTGGTTTGGCACCAATCCGGTACAGCGCCCTCCACGCTGGAAACAAGCTGTGGCAATCTGGCTGGCGTTCTTTCCGGTCTCACTTTTGTTCAACCTGTTGTTCGGCCAATGGCTGGGCGCCCTCGACCTGGTTCCGCGCATACTGCTGAGCACGCTAGGGTTAACGCCCTTGATGGTGTATGTGTTCATTCCCTTGTCCACCCGCCTGCTGGCCAACTGGCTCAACGCCCCGGCACGCAGCTGCAGGCCGCAGGGTGCGCGCAACGCGGTCTAG
- a CDS encoding flavodoxin, translating into MKVAILSGSVYGTAEEVARHAQSLLNAAGFEAWHANRATLQDLQGFAPEAFLAVTSTTGMGELPDNLMPLFSEIRDVLPAAWRGLPGAVIGLGDSSYGDTFCGGGEQMRELFAEMGVREVLPMLRLDASETVTPETDAEPWLAELTSALRG; encoded by the coding sequence ATGAAAGTCGCCATCCTTTCCGGTTCGGTCTACGGTACGGCCGAAGAAGTCGCCCGGCATGCTCAGTCCCTGCTCAACGCTGCAGGATTCGAGGCCTGGCACGCCAATCGCGCTACTTTGCAAGATCTTCAGGGCTTTGCTCCTGAAGCCTTCCTGGCGGTGACCTCAACCACGGGGATGGGCGAGTTGCCTGATAACCTGATGCCATTGTTCAGTGAAATTCGCGACGTGCTGCCCGCAGCCTGGCGCGGGCTTCCCGGCGCAGTGATCGGCCTGGGTGATTCCAGTTACGGCGATACCTTCTGTGGAGGTGGCGAACAGATGCGTGAGTTGTTCGCTGAAATGGGCGTGCGCGAAGTGCTACCAATGTTGCGCCTGGATGCCAGCGAAACCGTCACTCCGGAAACCGATGCCGAGCCATGGCTGGCAGAATTGACCAGCGCGCTGCGCGGCTGA